One Bombus fervidus isolate BK054 chromosome 2, iyBomFerv1, whole genome shotgun sequence DNA segment encodes these proteins:
- the LOC139998049 gene encoding uncharacterized protein: MKSNSTTRAILLHLLFLLGSVHATDNEKKRYDGYRLYKVFVSDTTGLELLRNMYDDDGYHLWHPPSINNTAEVMIAPAKIQEFMEKVNTSKLEPELMMDDVQRYIDDENPRGNARGGFDWLGYHRLDSIYSWLDSLVTQYPKIVKPITGGSSYEGRSIRGVKISYKEGNPGIFIEGGIHAREWISPAVVTYILNELILSDDSRVRYMAQSYDWYIFPVFNPDGYEYTHTMNRLWRKTRRPSGRGCYGADPNRNWNFHWAEGGTSRNPCSDIYPGEKAFSETETRTMSRYIDSIHDKIFSYVAFHSYSQLLLIPYGHTSKRISNYNDLFQIGNYSINALLKRYGTRYKVGNIVDVIYVASGGSMDWVRGTYNIPVTYTYELRDTGRYGFILPASQIIPTAKETLDSLVVMFQQAAKLGYGISANNTTYRTFKYRNGSSSGTIFFGDHTGKSIMWKLILVALVALATAEKVRYDNYKVFRVVPQTEEQMEIIRNLEEISDAFSFWKEPNAIQHPADVMVAPHKIPDFHETMKMFNIPYDVYVSDVQTLIDSEMPPAQPLATFDLNRYHTLDEIYAHLDDLAKANPGKVQVIIAGKTYEGRQIKGVKVSFGKAKHGIVLEAGIHAREWIGPATILYILNELLTSKNADVRALAESHDWYILPVANPDGFVYTHKSNRLWRKTRKPYGIFCYGSDPNRNWGYKWMSGGASNQPCAETYAGSSAFSDVETKSLSEYLTSISSKFSAYIAFHSYSQLLMFPYGHTKEHLENYNDSLQIGKKSIQALAKRYGTNYRTGNIAETIYIASGSSMDWVKGTFHKPITFTYELRDTGRHGFVLPADQIAPNSLETLDSLIAMFKEAKARGYE, translated from the exons ATGAAGTCAAATTCCACGACGCGAGCTATTCTTCtacatcttctttttcttcttggaAGTGTTCATGCCACTGACAATGAGAAGAAACGATACGATGGCTATAGACTGTACAAAGTTTTTGTGTCAGATACTACGGGTTTAGAGCTATTAAGGAACATGTACGACGATGATGGTTACCATTTATGGCATCCACCGAGTATCAACAACACCGCAGAAGTGATGATCGCCCCGGCAAAGATCCAAGAATTCATGGAAAAAGTGAACACGTCGAAGCTTGAACCAGAATTGATGATGGACGACGTGCAAAGGTATATCGACGATGAGAATCCTCGTGGCAATGCAAGAGGTGGTTTCGACTGGCTGGGTTATCACCGATTGGATTCT ATTTATAGCTGGCTAGATTCCCTCGTAACGCAGTATCCTAAGATAGTGAAACCAATCACCGGTGGAAGTAGCTACGAAGGCAGGAGTATCAGAGGCGTAAAGATTTCCTATAAGGAAGGTAATCCTGGTATATTTATCGAAGGCGGAATACACGCCAGAGAATGGATATCACCCGCTGTTGTCACCTACATCCTCAACGAATTGATCCTTAGCGATGACTCTCGTGTCAGATATATGGCGCAGTCGTACGATTGGTATATTTTCCCTGTATTCAATCCTGATGGCTACGAGTACACTCATACTATG AATCGTCTATGGCGGAAGACCAGAAGACCTTCCGGGAGGGGTTGTTACGGAGCTGATCCGAACAGAAACTGGAATTTCCATTGGGCAG AGGGTGGTACCAGCCGAAATCCATGCAGCGATATATACCCTGGTGAAAAAGCATTCTCTGAAACAGAAACAAGAACCATGTCACGATATATCGACAGTATCCACGACAAAATATTCTCCTACGTAGCGTTCCACAGTTACAGTCAATTGTTGCTCATTCCTTACGGACATACTAGCAAGAGGATCAGCAACTACAACGATCTCTTCCAAATAGGAAATTATTCCATAAATGCTTTGTTGAAGAGATATGGAACGCGATACAAAGTTGGCAATATCgtcgacgttatat ACGTTGCGTCGGGAGGTTCGATGGATTGGGTGCGGGGCACCTATAACATTCCCGTTACGTACACTTACGAACTTCGAGACACAGGAAGATACGGCTTTATTCTGCCAGCAAGTCAAATTATACCCACTGCAAAGGAAACCTTAGATTCTTTGGTCGTTATGTTCCAACAGGCTGCGAAACTTGGCTACGGCATATCCGCGAACAACACCACGTA TAGAACGTTTAAATACAGGAATGGAAGTAGCAGCGGCACAATCTTCTTTGGTGACCATACAGG GAAAAGCATCATGTGGAAGTTAATTTTGGTCGCTTTGGTCGCTTTGGCGACAGCCGAGAAAGTAAGGTACGACAACTACAAGGTGTTCCGTGTCGTACCTCAGACGGAAGAACAGATGGAAATCATACGCAACTTGGAAGAAATTTCTGATGCG TTCTCTTTCTGGAAAGAGCCAAACGCTATCCAGCACCCCGCGGACGTGATGGTTGCCCCACACAAAATCCCCGACTTCCACGAGACCATGAAGATGTTCAACATCCCCTACGACGTCTACGTCAGCGACGTTCAAACTTTGATCGACAGTGAAATGCCACCAGCTCAACCTCTGGCTACGTTCGACTTGAACCGCTATCACACGCTCGATGAAATCTACGCTCATTTGGACGATCTGGCCAAAGCAAACCCCGGCAAGGTGCAAGTGATCATCGCTGGAAAAACGTACGAGGGTCGTCAAATCAAAGGAGTGAAAGTGTCCTTCGGTAAGGCCAAACACGGAATCGTGTTGGAGGCTGGAATCCACGCCAGAGAATGGATCGGACCGGCTACCATTCTGTACATACTCAACGAGCTTTTAACCAGCAAGAACGCCGATGTCAGGGCACTCGCTGAATCTCACGACTGGTACATCTTGCCTGTCGCCAACCCCGATGGATTCGTATACACTCACAAGTCC AACCGTCTGTGGAGAAAGACTCGCAAACCATACGGTATCTTCTGCTACGGAAGTGACCCTAACAGGAACTGGGGATACAAATGGATGT CTGGTGGTGCTAGCAACCAGCCATGCGCCGAAACTTACGCTGGAAGCTCTGCATTCTCCGATGTTGAAACGAAAAGTCTATCGGAATATTTAACGTCGATCTCTAGCAAATTCTCTGCCTACATTGCTTTCCACAGCTACTCTCAGCTTCTAATGTTCCCCTATGGCCACACCAAAGAGCATTTGGAAAATTACAATGACTCT CTGCAAATCGGTAAGAAATCGATCCAGGCTCTCGCTAAGCGCTACGGAACCAATTACAGGACCGGAAACATCGCCGAAACCATTT ATATCGCTAGCGGAAGTTCAATGGACTGGGTGAAGGGAACATTCCACAAACCAATCACCTTCACCTACGAATTACGTGATACTGGTCGCCATGGTTTCGTGCTTCCGGCTGATCAAATCGCCCCTAACTCATTGGAAACTCTGGACTCTTTAATCGCCATGTTCAAGGAAGCTAAAGCTCGAGGATACGAATAA